The following proteins come from a genomic window of Lolium rigidum isolate FL_2022 chromosome 5, APGP_CSIRO_Lrig_0.1, whole genome shotgun sequence:
- the LOC124656173 gene encoding protein LIKE COV 1-like, translated as MPVQLLRYLRPRRFAQATRRMTAEIAMAARERDRDRELLIIPVTSTEPVGISTGGGDDSEPTTPVMIGSPSARGHHHPSTGIEAFSRVIRSWTWKKFMTGCVILLPIAITFYTTWWFIRFVDGFFSPIYIHLGINVFGLGFATSITFIFLVGVFMSSWLGTSLLGLGEFFIKKMPLVRHIYSASKQISAAISPDQSSRAFKEAVIIRHPRIGEYALGFITSTVTLRSADGDQELSCVYVPTNHLYLGDIFLMSRADVIIPDLSVREAIEIVLSGGMSVPQIISAVEGVVSPGKHGSVVKGHRFEREFSSGKRSKSSQLAIVSTKFSQYIKTY; from the exons ATGCCCGTCCAGCTGTTGCGGTACCTTAGGCCACGCAGGTTCGCACAGGCAACAAGGCGCATGACAGCAGAGATCGCCATGGCCGCGCGGGAGAGGGACAGGGACCGGGAGCTGCTGATCATCCCGGTGACCAGTACTGAGCCCGTCGGCAtatccaccggcggcggcgatgacTCTGAGCCGACCACGCCGGTGATGATCGGCTCGCCGTCGGCACGCGGCCACCACCACCCCTCCACCGGCATCGAG GCCTTCTCAAGGGTGATACGGAGCTGGACGTGGAAGAAGTTTATGACTGGATG TGTCATCCTGCTCCCAATAGCAATCACATTCTACACGACCTGGTGGTTCATCCGATTCGTCGATGGCTTCTTCTCTCCGATCTACATCCATCTCGGCATAAATGTCTTCG GTCTGGGGTTCGCCACTTCCATCACCTTCATTTTCCTCGTCGGCGTGTTCATGTCATCATGGCTTGGCACCTCCCTTCTCGGCCTCGGCGAGTTCTTCATCAAGAAGATGCCACTCGTCCGCCATATCTACTCTGCTTCCAAGCAGATAAGCGCCGCGATATCGCCAG ACCAGAGCTCACGGGCCTTCAAAGAGGCAGTGATCATAAGGCACCCGAGGATAGGCGAGTATGCACTGGGGTTCATCACTTCGACGGTGACCCTGCGCAGCGCGGACGGCGACCAAGAACTCTCCTGCGTCTATGTGCCCACAAACCACCTCTATCTCGGTGACATCTTCCTCATGAGCCGCGCCGACGTGATCATACCAGACCTGTCCGTCCGAGAGGCCATTG AGATCGTTCTCTCTGGTGGCATGTCGGTGCCACAAATAATATCAGCAGTGGAGGGGGTTGTCAGCCCTGGGAAACATGGCAGCGTAGTGAAAG GTCATAGGTTTGAGAGAGAATTCAGTTCTGGTAAGAGGTCCAAGTCTTCACAG TTGGCAATTGTATCCACAAAATTTTCTCAATACATCAAGACGTATTAA
- the LOC124653664 gene encoding L-galactose dehydrogenase-like produces MELRELGATGLRVSPVGFGASPLGNVFGDIPRDVARATVRRALDLGINFFDTSPYYGGTVSETVLGDCLRAAAVPRDAFVLATKCGRYKDGFDFSAARVTRSVDESLARLGLDYVDILHCHDIEFTSLDQIVNETIPALKKIKESGKARFIGITGLPLSIFTYVLDRVPPGSVDLVLSYCHYGINDTALLDSLPYLKSKGVGVITASPLAMGLLTDNGPPEWHPAPEQLKLACRAAAEHCRKKGKPITKLAMKYSLMNNEISTVLVGMNSPEQVEENVAAALELSTSDIDEELLHEVEEILEPVKNLTWPSGI; encoded by the exons ATGGAGCTCCGCGAGCTCGGCGCCACGGGCCTCCGCGTCAGCCCCGTCGGCTTCGGCGCATCCCCGCTCGGAAACGTCTTCGGCGACATCCCCCGCGACGTCGCCCGCGCCACCGTCCGCCGCGCCCTCGACCTCGGCATCAACTTCTTCGACACATCACC GTACTACGGCGGCACGGTGTCGGAGACGGTGCTGGGGGACTGCCTCCGCGCCGCGGCCGTCCCGCGCGACGCCTTCGTGCTCGCCACCAAGTGCGGCCGCTACAAGGACGGCTTCGACTTCAGCGCGGCCCGCGTCACGCGCAGCGTCGACGAGAGCCTGGCGCGCCTCGGCCTCGACTACGTCGACATCCTCCACTGCCACGACATCGAGTTCACCAGCCTAGACCAG ATCGTGAACGAGACGATCCCCGCGCTGAAGAAGATCAAGGAGAGCGGCAAGGCGCGGTTCATCGGGATCACCGGGCTGCCCCTGAGCATCTTCACCTACGTGCTCGACCGGGTGCCTCCTGGCTCCGTGGATCTGGTTCTCTCCTACTGCCACTACGGGATCAACGACACCGCGCTGCTGGATTCGCTGCCGTACTTGAAGAGCAAAGGTGTCGGGGTCATCACTGCTTCGCCCCTTGCAATGGGGCTTCTCACGGACAACGGGCCGCCGGAGTGGCACCCCGCACCCGAACAACTCAAG TTGGCATGCAGGGCAGCGGCAGAGCACTGTAGAAAGAAGGGGAAACCTATTACAAAGCTAGCCATGAAGTATAGTTTGATGAACAATGAAATTTCCACTGTTCTTGTTGGAATGAACTCTCCTGAACAG GTGGAGGAGAATGTTGCTGCTGCACTGGAGTTATCGACTTCAGACATAGATGAAGAACTTTTGCATGAAGTTGAAGAAATTTTAGAGCCTGTTAAGAACTTGACCTGGCCCAGTGGTATTTAG